One genomic window of Candidatus Effluviviaceae Genus V sp. includes the following:
- a CDS encoding HD domain-containing protein — translation MMNLEMRFTDPQLERALRSTAELVRSAGGRALVVGGSVRDMLKGRPACDLDIEVYGIEPERLVELLGERFELDLVGEAFGVIKIKRLPIDVSIPRRESKIGRGHRGFLVDSDPEMSVYEAAQRRDFTINAMALDPLTGEIVDPFDGRGDLKRGILRHTSGRFVEDPLRVLRAMQFAARFDLRVAAETIELCATIEPEGLAPERVFGEWRKLVVEGVRPSRGLRFLRASSWTVYYPELHALIGSEQDPEFHPEGDVWVHTLASMDAFAAERTGNEREDLVVGLAVLCHDFGKPATSEVVDDRIRSFGHEEAGERPTRALLSRMTRERDLIEEVVALVVEHMKVQALYDASASDRAIRRLARRVGRIDRLVRVARADRLGCAKGPRGEFPAGDWLLERAEDLEVRDAAPKPIVRGRHLIEMGYSPGPLFGEILDVCYEAQLDGKISTLAEGRAFALRLLEELLGDPGAEGYGHSV, via the coding sequence ATGATGAACCTCGAGATGCGCTTCACAGATCCCCAGCTTGAGAGGGCGCTGCGCTCGACCGCTGAGCTCGTGCGGTCGGCCGGCGGGCGCGCGCTCGTCGTCGGCGGGTCCGTGCGCGACATGCTCAAGGGGCGTCCCGCCTGCGACCTCGATATCGAGGTCTACGGCATCGAACCCGAGAGGCTCGTCGAGCTGCTCGGGGAGCGGTTCGAGCTCGACCTGGTCGGCGAGGCATTCGGCGTCATCAAGATCAAGCGGCTTCCTATCGACGTTTCGATCCCGCGCAGGGAGTCGAAGATCGGTCGGGGCCACCGGGGATTCCTCGTTGACTCCGACCCGGAGATGTCGGTCTACGAGGCGGCTCAGCGACGCGACTTCACCATCAACGCGATGGCGCTCGACCCGCTCACGGGCGAGATCGTCGATCCCTTCGACGGGCGGGGCGACCTCAAGCGGGGCATTCTGCGACACACCTCGGGTCGCTTCGTCGAGGACCCGCTCAGGGTTCTCCGCGCCATGCAGTTCGCGGCGCGGTTCGACCTGAGGGTCGCCGCCGAGACGATCGAGCTCTGCGCGACCATCGAGCCCGAGGGACTCGCGCCGGAGAGGGTCTTCGGCGAGTGGCGGAAGTTGGTGGTCGAGGGTGTCAGGCCATCGAGGGGACTTCGGTTCCTCAGGGCCTCCAGCTGGACCGTCTACTACCCTGAGCTTCACGCGCTCATCGGCAGCGAACAGGACCCGGAGTTCCATCCCGAGGGGGACGTGTGGGTGCACACACTGGCGTCGATGGACGCGTTCGCCGCCGAGCGGACCGGCAACGAGCGCGAGGACCTGGTCGTCGGACTCGCGGTCCTCTGTCATGATTTCGGCAAGCCGGCGACCTCGGAGGTCGTCGACGACAGGATCCGCAGTTTCGGCCACGAGGAGGCCGGGGAGCGACCGACGCGCGCTCTCCTCAGCAGGATGACCCGGGAGCGGGACCTTATCGAGGAGGTCGTCGCGCTCGTCGTCGAGCACATGAAGGTACAGGCCCTCTACGATGCGTCGGCGTCCGACCGGGCCATCCGGAGGCTGGCACGTCGGGTGGGCCGCATCGACCGGCTCGTCCGCGTCGCCCGCGCGGACCGACTCGGCTGCGCGAAGGGGCCGCGGGGCGAGTTCCCCGCGGGGGACTGGCTGCTCGAGCGGGCCGAGGACCTCGAGGTCCGGGACGCGGCGCCGAAACCGATCGTCCGGGGCCGCCATCTCATCGAGATGGGATATTCGCCGGGGCCGCTCTTCGGAGAGATCCTCGATGTCTGCTACGAGGCTCAGCTCGACGGCAAGATCAGCACGCTCGCCGAGGGAAGGGCGTTCGCCCTCCGTCTGCTGGAGGAGCTTCTCGGCGATCCCGGGGCCGAAGGCTACGGCCACAGCGTGTGA
- a CDS encoding DUF418 domain-containing protein — protein MEHGGEQLAHGAEAGTGGYMPAPVVPGQRIISLDVLRGFAILGILIMNIQSFSMVGAAYFNPSVYGDLSGINRWVWILSHLIADTKFISIFSMLFGAGIVLLAERLTSRGVKPAGVHYRRIMWLFIIGLMHGFLLWAGDILTVYSLVGIVAFLFWRRSPRTLLIVGLLVTGVSSALYGLAQWSLPYWYEQGGQQMMMFWNPSAEFIAEETAAYGGGWLEQMSARVNEFIGVLTSAFWAFLSWRTGGMMLVGMALFKWGVLSAERTRRFYAWMTALGLAIGYPTIAIGIARNFAAGWDFRYSFFAGSQFNYWGSLLVALGYIGLVMLIIRSKPASAFVRVMKPVGRMAFTNYLMQTVLMTTLFYGHGFGLFGQVERWVQILIVFAVWAFQVWFSNVWLARFRFGPMEWLWRTLTYLRPQPMRRES, from the coding sequence TTGGAACACGGCGGCGAACAGCTCGCACACGGAGCCGAGGCCGGCACGGGCGGGTACATGCCCGCTCCCGTCGTGCCGGGACAGCGGATCATCTCGCTCGACGTTCTTCGGGGGTTCGCGATCCTCGGCATCCTCATCATGAACATCCAGAGCTTCTCGATGGTCGGCGCGGCCTACTTCAACCCGTCGGTCTACGGCGACCTCTCGGGCATCAACCGATGGGTCTGGATCCTGAGTCACCTGATCGCTGACACGAAGTTCATCTCGATATTCTCCATGCTCTTCGGCGCCGGCATCGTGCTTCTGGCCGAGCGGTTGACCTCTCGCGGCGTCAAGCCCGCCGGCGTTCACTACCGCCGCATCATGTGGCTCTTCATTATCGGGCTCATGCACGGATTCCTCCTCTGGGCCGGCGACATCCTCACCGTGTACTCGCTCGTCGGCATCGTCGCCTTCCTCTTCTGGCGTCGAAGTCCGAGGACTCTCCTCATCGTGGGGCTCCTCGTGACGGGCGTCTCCTCCGCGCTCTATGGCCTCGCCCAGTGGTCGCTCCCGTACTGGTACGAGCAGGGCGGTCAGCAGATGATGATGTTCTGGAACCCGAGCGCGGAGTTCATCGCCGAGGAAACGGCGGCGTACGGGGGCGGCTGGCTCGAGCAGATGTCGGCGCGCGTCAACGAGTTCATCGGCGTTCTGACGAGCGCGTTCTGGGCCTTCCTTTCATGGAGGACCGGCGGGATGATGCTCGTCGGGATGGCGCTCTTCAAGTGGGGCGTGCTGTCGGCCGAACGCACAAGGCGTTTCTACGCATGGATGACCGCGCTGGGGCTCGCGATCGGTTATCCCACTATCGCCATCGGCATCGCAAGGAACTTCGCCGCCGGATGGGACTTCAGGTACTCCTTCTTCGCCGGGTCGCAGTTCAACTACTGGGGGAGCCTCCTCGTCGCGCTCGGGTACATCGGTCTCGTCATGCTCATCATCAGGTCGAAACCCGCGAGCGCATTCGTGCGTGTGATGAAACCCGTCGGTCGGATGGCCTTCACGAACTACCTGATGCAGACGGTTCTCATGACGACGCTCTTCTACGGCCACGGCTTCGGGCTCTTCGGTCAGGTGGAGCGGTGGGTGCAGATCCTCATTGTGTTCGCCGTCTGGGCCTTCCAGGTCTGGTTCTCCAACGTCTGGCTCGCGCGTTTCCGCTTCGGCCCGATGGAGTGGCTCTGGAGAACGCTGACGTATCTTCGTCCGCAGCCGATGCGTCGCGAGTCCTGA